ATAATTCTGCTAAGAGCAGTCTCTACACCGAGAATATTAGTGCCGAGCTTCTGCATCTTCAATCTGATATTGATGTATTGCTGCAAAAACTCCAAAGCCTTAGTTCCCGCAGACTCCAATCCACAGCTTCAGGCGATTAGTTGAAACTGCTTGCTTAGAATTTTTATATTTCATATTATAGGTGCTAGCCCGCTCAGCGCATTCAGCCCCTAGTTGTTGAGTCTTTTGCTTAGCTTAAACGCTCAGATCACGGCTGAGTGAGATTTTTATCATTCGATCGGATCACAAATATAGTGAATAATATATATATGAGTATGGCAACTATATGGGTATGGCAACGCTAAGAAAAGCCATCAAAGCCCATATCAGTAGCATACAAACTGGAAGTAGCTAATAGTCGCAGTAATGCTTGCTCTACATTTATAGTTCTTTCTTCGCAAAACCATCATTAAATTTATTGCTATAATTCATATATCCTGTAATCGCTTATGTGTGGCAAGTTAGAGGACATATTCAGCGAATCAGCAAAAAACTGTATGCCGATCGCTCCTGAAGCCATGATTCTTCTCGTCCCAAAGTTGGTCTTTTGGCAAGGATGTGATTGTCTATAAAAATATCAATATATTGAGAATCATTAATATATGCTCTCAAAGATTGCAGAGCAAAGGTATCAGTATAAAGTCTTCCTTAACTATCAGGCTTTAGGGCGATCGATGCTGCTAAATATTAAGAGCAAACACAAGCATCAGTAAGGATTTTTGGCAAAGGACGCTTGAGCTAGTCTTGATCTTATGCCCAGATATCTTTATCTTATGCCCAGATATCTTTGCATGTGCAAGATTGCCAGAAATCAGATGGTAAGCAAGGCACAAATGATCAAGTTCCCAAGAAATATTTTTAGTCAGCAGATTGACTAATATGCAGCATATCTCAGTTTTATTTACCAGGTTTATAAATTGATGGATACATTAATCCAAAGAGACCCCTTTGCTTCGGGATTTAGCTTCAATGATTTTCCCCGCCTTGATGGTACTGGTCATGATCCGAGCGATCCCACATTAGGTGGTGTTGGCACTCGCTATCGACAACTCAATCCGATCGATTATGCGGATGGTTTATTCGCACCTGCTGGCGAGACTCGACCTGGTGCACGTGAGATCAGCAATCGATTGATGTCGCAGACAACTTCGATCCCAGATCCAAGAGGCTTAACCGCGATGTCCTGGATTTTTGGTCAGTTCCTTAATCATGATATTGATGATGCCAGACTGGGCACAATTCCCTTTCCGATCGAAGTACCGCCCGATGATCCCCAGATCAATAATCCTGCCTTTGTAGCTCAATTGGGGCGATTTACCCGCAATGCGATCGACCCAGATACAGGCCCTCCCTTCAACGCCACTCCCGCTGCCCAGATTAACCAGGCTACCTCTTGGGTTGATGCATCGGTTGTTTACGGCACCAGCGAGGAACGCAGCAATGCAATTCGCAGTTTTACTGGTGGTCGTCTTGATACCAGCCCTGGTAATTTAGCACCGCTAGATGATACCAATTTGCCGAATGCCACAGTGCCATTCATTCCTAAAGAAGAATTCTTCCTATTTGGCGATGTGCGCGGTAACCAACAGCTAGGCTTGATGGCCATGCAAACGGTGTGGCTGCGTGAACATAACTACTGGGCTGATAAGTTGGCTGAAGCTCATCCCGATTGGACCGATGAACAGCTTTTCCAACGTGCCAGGGCGATCGTAATTGCCGAATTCCAGGCCGTTTCCTATAACGAATATTTGCCTGCCATATTGGGAGTCGAGAATGTGGAAGCCTATGATGGCTTTGATTCCACTGCGGTGGCGCAAACCAGTTTAACCTTTGCTACCGGCGCATTTCGAGTCCCCCATAGTGCAGTCAATGAAACCTTTGCCCTGGTTACCGAAGATGGCACCGTCACTGGTGAAGTTTCTCTCTTTGATGGTAGTTTTGACCCGTTCTTCTTTCGCCAGGGACCCGATCTGGTGGAATCAGTGTTGCGGGGTGCTGCAACTACAGTTCGCGAAAAGAATGATCCTAAATATGTAAATGGACTCCGTAATAGTTTCTCAGACTTGGGCGCAGAGGATATCCAACGAGGCCGCGATCATGGCTTGCCCACCTACAATGTGCTGCGCAATGTACTCGATCGCCTCCAACCAACTGGTCGCCCATTCCCTGAATTCACCAGCTTTAGTCAGCTTACGTCCGATCCCGAAGTGATTGTGGCGTTGCAAGATCTCTATGGCGATATCAATAACATTGATATGATCACTGGGATGCTAGCGGAAGAATTACCCGTCGATCAATTTGGCCAAGCTACTTCCAGTGTGGGAGAAGTAACCGGGGAGATTCTGCGACTCACCTTCCAGCGCTTGCGTGATGGCGATCCATTCTATTACCAAAATCCGATCGAGACCGGTGGTATTTTTACAGATGCCGAGATTCAAGAGCTAAATGGCACCACCCTGGCTGATATCATTCGACGCACTTCTGGCATTAGCAACATAGCCGATAATGTGTTCGTAACTGACACCTTGCCACTACCTGATCCAAATCCAAGCGCGATCGGAGCCAATGATTTTATGGCGGGAGCCGATTCTATGCTTCTTGGCTAAAACTAATAGCATCTGAGGCTCTAACGATCGATTAGAAAATTAGAACCTGGCAATGTATTAAGTATTAAATTAAGTATTAATAAGTTTACTAGCAGCGGCTTATCGGTCGCTGTTTTTTATTAGGGATTAGGGCTGCCAGGAACTTTGCTCACAGGACACAATCCGGTCTAAGTCTGCGATGCGGCGGGGATTCCGAGCAGCACGGGTGCGTTGCTCCATACTGATATTAATCAGTTCCATTTGCAATCGGGTTAAATAGGCCTGCTCCGCCGCTGAATCAATCGGATCGCCGCCAGAGGCATTGTCGATCGCAAAGTCTTCCACATTTTTGCTATAGGAATAATCAGGGTTGAAATTAAATCGCTTGACCAACTCATCTACCACATAACGCTGCTCTGGGCGGGCTGTTTTGAGGAGCTTGCTAATCGGTTGGCGGAAAATTTGATAGCGCAGCAATCGAGATGAACGCAGTTGTAACCAGGCTTCGGAGGTGGAAATCGGCAGATCAGTAGTATATTCGTCTACCTTGGCAAAGGCATGGGCTTCCGCATAGGAAACCTGGCCATCTCGATCATAATCAGCGGATGGAACCGGCTTGCCAGTGCGATCGCGGCCACTCAATCCCGCAAAGAAGCTGGAACTATAATCGCGGTAGTCCGATTCATCCACCGCTGGCGTACAGCCTACCGATGGTTGCGTTTTTACCGTAGCAAAGAAACCACAGCGATTTTGACTGGACAGAGACTTCTTGGGATTGCCATCTTTATAAATAAAATTGGCGAACGAACCGGAATAGCACTGCGCCATCATTGCGGTCACAGTCTTATCGGCGGGTAATTGATCGAGCAGGTTGGCAAATTGCTGTACACTCACCGCTTCTTCGTACCACAACATCATCGCGTTGTTATCGGCATTACGACGATTTAGTGTCCCATGTCCGGTGAAATAGAAAAACAAATCACGATTAGCCGCATTGGCTTGGCGATCGGTGGCTAGCCAGGCTTGCAAATTTTCGGGGGTTGCGGCACCGCGTAGGTGAGGGATTTCGGGCACTTTGTATTTTTCAGTGCCATCCACCTCGTCGATATACCGGATTGTGGCTTCACCATCATTTCCATTGGCAAAAAACATCGCGGCTTGCTCTGGTTCGTAACCAAGCTTGGCCAGGGTGCGTTGAAAATATAGCAAGTTTTTCTCTAGGGCAATTTCGTTGTAATCGGGGGCACCACCACCACCAAAAACTAAAAAACTAGTGGTGAGATTGGCTTTGGTTTTATCGCTGGATAAAAAGGAGACAGAGCAATTAGTTGAGACTGCATCAATACATGCATAATCCACTGGTTTAGTAACTAGATCAGAATCAGGGCGATCGCCCACCTTATCTACTCTCCCCGAACCAGGCACACCGCAAAATTGCAAGGTGGCAAAGGTGGCACCTACCAAAACCAGCAAAATCTTGTGCATCATATGCTATTTCCCTGCGCCAATTTCAACTTATCTGCCGTTTATCTGCAGTGCTACTAACTTTTAGTCTAATCATACCTATTTAGTTTAGCTAATTGCTTAGTCACCCTTAGTCACTTAATTGATGGGGGAATTAGAACCATTGACAGAATAATTTTGGGTTCCACCTTGATACCCTAGTAACAGTAGCTTTTCTCTATGATCGATCAGCAATGGATGGGTAGCTGAGCCAAGCCAATAAATATCAAGCAACAAAATGATCCCCTCGGCTTACTAATTGATCAGGTTGATCAGGATTGATCAGGGGGAATGCATTGGAGCATATTTTACCAAGTTCGATCGTCAAGTACGAGGAGGATTTTTTAACCTATTTAACAATAAACATAAAAACTTTAAAAAATTAGAAATTTAGAAATTGACAGCGGGAACTGAACTAATGAAACTATCCAAGGCAAACCTAGACCAGAAACTAGACCATACCTATGATGCAATTATCGTCGGTGGTGGGGCTGGTGGCCTCTCTACCGCCATTTATTTAGCTCGCTATCGCCTGTCCTGCCTGGTGATCGAAAAGGGCTTGGGGCGATCGTTCTGGATGCAACATTTAACTAATTATCTGGGGCTATCGCCCGACACCCCCGGACGCGATCTCCTCAAACAGGGACAGGAACATGCCCTGGATCTGGGAGTAGATTTTTTGAATGGGTTTGTGGAACATGCCGAGGATAAGGACGATATATTTTCAGTCCGGGTCAAAGTTGGTAAAAAAGATAGTATTTACCCTACTTTCAAATCTAAATATATTGTGGCAGCCAGCGGGCTGATCGATAATCTGCCGCAGCTTGAAGACATGCAAAATGTCTATGACTATGCTGGCTATAACCTGCATGTTTGTATGATCTGCGATGGCTATGAAATGGCAGATAAAAAATGCGGTTTGTTTGTGAGTCGGGAAGGGGCAATCAACACCGCCTTTGTCCTGAACTGGTTCACGCCCTACATCAGTGTGTTTACCAATGGTGAATTTGAAGTGGGCGATCAAATGCGGACTAAGTTAGCAGAGCATGGCTATCCGCTCTATGAAAGTCCGATCGCTAAGTTCCTGGGTGAGAATAACGAGATGGATGGGGTGGAACTAGTAGATGGCACCAAGGTGGAGCTAGAAACTGGCCTGGTGGCGATGGGATCGCATTATTACAATGACTACCTCAAGGATATTGACCTGGAGCGCAATGGCGAGAATATTATCACCGATGAGATGTGCCGCTCCAGTCATCCCCGCATTTTTGCCCTCGGCGATCTCAAGCAGGGACTAAATCAGGTTTCGATCGCGGTGGCGGATGGCACCCTGGCCGCAACTGGCATCTGGCGAGATATTCGGCGTAGCTCACCACCCAGGTTATGGTCTGAGAATGTGGCAGTAGCGTCTAAATAGCTAGAGCTAGCTTCCATCCAGGAGGACATTGCGCAATGCTGGGCCAAGAATGCGATTATTGCAAATATTAAGCACATATCAATTTGCCCGATCGCTTAATGGCAACACCATCTCACCAATAGGCAACACCATTACTGTTAAGTAACTACCTACTTATCAAAACAGGCAAACTAAAATTCCCGCCATGTATTGCCACATGGTGTATACTTCGATATCGCATTTTGGTGGTTTGAGTTAGACCAGAATCTTACTCAAATCCTTAAAATTGCGTCTTTGTTGATCGCCAGGTAGCAAACATGATTAATTCCACCGATCGCTTGCCCCAATCAGACCTTACCCACCTCCAGCAGGAACTCCAGCAAAAGGATCTACTCGTCCAGCAACTCTCAGAAGAGTTGTTCCGATTGGTGAAGGGCAACGTAGCCTTTACACCAAGTAAGGAAGTTGCCGAACAACACCAAACTGAATTGCTAGAGCTACGCAAAAAGGTAGCCAGTTTAGAGCAACAATTAGCCAACACCCATACCAAATTGCATGACCGCGATCTAGAAATTGTTAACCTCCGCCAGAAGGTGGAAGAATTCAGCGATCGCAACAAAGCACTTGACAAGGCGGTGGATGAGTTGCCGATCATGTATCGCAACAAGTTTGCCGAGCGGATGGTGCCAATCAAAGCCAAGGTAGAAATGCTGCAAAAGGAAAATCGCCAATTGCACATGGAGCTACAAAGCCTCAGCTATCGTTTGGCCAGCCGGGTCCGCCCCCAGAAGCTGCAATTACCCAAGGTAGCAGAACCAATGCTGCCCACTTTTTAAATAATGACCAGTTGAATGACCAACAATAGCCAAACCTCAATTTACAACTGAATGACTGAATGTTAGATATTGTTGCGGCTTGCGCAGATCTAGAACGGCGGCGAGCCTGGGTAGAAGCACTCGATCGCCCCAGGGTAGTTATTTCAGCGGCAGGGGAGCTGTGGCTACCGATCGTCTGGACGGCCAGGGGGCCACTCTATGGCGAGGTAATCAGCCGTGATCAGCAGGGCAAATACCAACAGCCATTTCATCTGAAGGATTACGATCGCCAACCCCTCTATCGCTTGGCGCAGAACATGCTCAGCGATCTCCATGCACCACCAGCAGTTTATCTGCTCCAGTTTGACCTGGTTTCTTCAGTTGTTGACTCAACTTTAGAGTTCACGCCTAATCAAGTGGGCAAAGATCACCACAAAATCGGTTTCGATCGCCTGATTCCATTCCCGGCTGAGCCTGCCATTGCTTCGATCGATGTGCAGCAGCCGAACCTATTTGAATGTCACTGGCGATGTTTAACCAATCAACCAATCTATGACCTGATCATAAAATGAGCCTTTAATTGCAGCCGATCTGGCTGTTTTTCGATCAACAATGGGAAACTCATCTTATGCGCATAATCCTAGCGATCGGAAATTAAGCCACCTTGATCAACCTATATATCAAGCCAGCCAACGCAGCGGTTAAACAGCTATATGAAAACCATGATTTCAACCACCTTGGTGATGCAGGGTTTGATCTGCTCATGCCGGAAAAAGTTGAATTTGGCCAGCATTCCGGCTCGGACTTGATTAAGTTAATTGGGTTTCAGATTAGTATCTATGCTGAAGATGCCCAGGGCGATCCAATCGGTTTATTTCTCACCCCCCGCAGCAGTATTTATAAAACACCATTCCGCCAGGTGAATAGCCCCGGTGTAATTGATGCGGGCTATCGGGGTGAAATCAAAGTGCCGATCGAAGTTACGCCAAATTATTTAAATAAGGTAGCTTCTTTACTGCGGCCTAGTCTTGATTTATCAAAATCGGAACGAGAGCAATCGGATGTAGCGAAGAAACAAGCGGCACTACCAGAACCTTTCAGCAGTCCATATATTTCCGAGGATTCAACCCCCATTATCCCCAAATTGGCGCGGCTTTTTCAATTAGTCGATCCGCACCTAAAAGGGTTTAAAGTAGAAATCGTCGATCGCTTACCGGATTCAGCACGTAGCAGCGATGGGTTCGGCAGTACAGGTATTTAGCTGGGATTAACTGGGATTAAAATGAAAGTCACGCTTGTTTCCAAAACTTTACCGCTCGTTGCAGAATCGCTTACCCCAGAAGAGTTTGTCGTTTATACGGCCAGGGTTTCCAATCCGACCAATCAAATGAACACGGAAACAGCACCGAAACTAATTAAATTCCTGATTAAGTATAAGCATTGGTCACCGTTTGAGATGGTGGACTTTTGCTTTGAAATCCAAACCTCCAGGGCGATCGCCGCCCAAATCCTGCGCCATCGCAGCGCCAATTTCCAAGAATTTAGCCAGCGATATGCCCAATCAACCGCAGTAGAGGAATTTGAACCAAGGCTACAGGACAACAAAAATCGCCAGAATAGTTTTGAAATCGATCCTGCTTCTGGTGAATATGGGTTGACAAAAAAATTGGTAGACCAGCATTTCCAGGCTACCTTTGCTCTCTATGAAAAATTACTCGAACAGGGGATCGCCAAGGAGTCAGCCAGAATGGTGCTGCCCATGGCAACACAAACCACCTTATATATGAAAAATAATTTGCGTAACTGGATTCATTATGTCGATCTCAGAAGTGAGCAGGGCACCCAGAAAGAACATCGCATGATCGCTCTGGAGATCAAACGGATCTTGACCGAAGAATGTCCAAATGTGGCATTAGCATGTGGTTGGCGAGAGGAGTAAGCCTAGATTCTAGATTCCTAGCTTCTGGCAAACTGTCTAGCTGGAAAATCCCGCTTCACACTCTGCAAAATATGGTTCTCACTGGAGCGATTGGCTGCACTTGCACCATGACTATGCTCGTTATGATCCTGGTTAGGAACATTAGCCAACCCCAGAGCTTCCAAATTAAAGCGATAGCCTACATTCCGAATCGTTTGGATTAAGTCTGGCTGTTGTGGATGCATTTTCATCTTTTTGCGCAAAGACAACACATGGGTATCCACAGTGCGAGGATTATTGATTTCATCTGGCCAGGCTCGTTGCAATAGCTCAGCCCGGGTGATCGCAGTGCCATCTGCCTGCACCAGCACATACAACAGACTAAATTCCTGTGGCGTAAGATCAATAATATTCCCCTTAAACCGAACCTGGCGCTGAATTAAGTCCACTTTCAATGCACCATAGTCAAGATAGGCCGGTGCTGGTGTCGATCGAATCCGGCGGGTTAGAGCTTCGACGCGAGCCAAAAATTCTTCGATTCCAAATGGCTTAGTTAAATAATCATCAGCACCAGTGCGTAGCCCAGCGACAATATCCAGCTCATTGGTGCGAGAAGAGATTAAAAAGATGAGCGCCTTTTTCTGGCGATGAATCCAGCTACATAGCTCTAGCCCATCTCCATCAGGCAATTCGGTATTAAGTATGACCAGGCTAGGTTGTTGCTTTGCAAAAGCGATTTTGGCCTTTTGATAGCTGGAAGTCTGGACTACTGAATAGCCAAGCTGCTGCAAGCGCCAGCCCAGCAAAGAACTAAGATTAGGATTACCTTCAACTATCAATATGCTTACTGGGGTCAAAATAACACACTCCTGTGAAGTTTGATGCGAGATTACGCAATACGGTTAAACCCAATGCTCCAGCCGAATATGACTGAATGGTGGTCAAGACTTAAATTCATGAGGGAAGGACAAAACTCTATTAGTTATGACAGCTATGGGGGTAAATCCAAGTCAATTCACAGAAGCGATCCTGGCAAGAGCAATTAGTAAAATAACTAATTAAACTAGGCCGACTTAACAGAATCCATTTTCTAGCTGCCCGAAAACTCTTTAATACTGATGCAGTAATAATTGATTGAAGATCTAAGTAGGTTACCTAGATCCAACAAGATCTAATCTGCTAATCCAGCTAAACCATACTGGTTGTTGTTAACAAATTTATAGCAACACAAATTTACAGCAGCAAGCCCCAATAGTAACCAATTCAAAGCAGATTTTTTGTAACTAGCAATACTTAGGCCAATAATAAAGGCGAAAAGCACAATGAATTGATTGCTGATTTAAGCTGATTTAACCAAACGTTAACCATCTTCCCCAAAAACTTTACTACTTAAACTTTGTCGATCGAATTATTAAATCGAATTATCAAGCAGACCAGACCTAGAAATTTAGAATCGCAAATTTAATTAATTGATTTAGATTAGAAAATCCAGGCGCTGACGGCTAGTTGATGGCTAAAACGAGCTGCAAGGGGCTTATCACAACCAGCTTACCGAATAGCCAGGGGATCAAGGTTAGCGATCGAACTGGTTTAAAGCGTCTGCTTTTACACTTTAATATTTGAATTGGGATGCCTTTAGTCCTTGCCAATTCCCTAAAACTAACCAAAGCGATAACCTGACCAATCAATAGGATAGATCTAGTTTGATCATGCCTTAACTATGCAAATGGTAGCAATTCTCTGCAGCTTAAACAATTAAATGGAGCGACCTAATTTAATTGTGTTTTTGCTATTTCAAGTCATTTAATCAGCTAATTAGTTTATACCGAGATATTAGACAACTAACATTCTTTCAAACTCTCAAACCAGCTATGGCACAAGATCGGCATAGCTAATTTAATCATTACAGCTAAGCGATCGCTATTTTACAAGAATTTTGCTTGAGCAGCATTTGATTATCTGGCGGTCTTGCAGAAGTAAGAATATGCGGTGATGAGAGGGCAAGAATGGCTCAAAACCTATTTACTAAAAGACCTTACTTCTATACCATTACCAAACTTATATATCATTACCAATTATTTTACCTGCCAAGTTGTGGGAGCATAGCAAATAGCAGGAAAGAATTAACAAACTGTGGTTAAACGAAACTGCGATCAAGGATTCATGGTCACATTATTTGCGATTGTAAGAAAACCTGATCAAGGTTAGTTTACGGGAAAAATCTCTGGGGAATTAATATGGTTTGCGGGTGTCATGCCTTCCAGCTCTGATGCTAAATCCATCACCAAGCCTTGAATAAGTAATGCTATAGAATTGTACAAACCTAACCCAGTAATTGAACCCCAGTAATTGAACCCCAGTAATTGAACCAAGGAAAGTAACTTAAGGTGGGAGGATACCCATAGTGGCGCAGCCCATAGATCAGACCCTAGAGAAAATTCTGGCGATCGCCGATGCCTATCAAAGGGCAGAAGCGCTGGCTGAGCTGGCGATCGAGTCAGCAAAAGGGGGGCTGGCAGCACCGGCAGCGGAAATATTGCAGCGATCGATTCAGGCGGTGGCTACGATCGAAGATGCCTCGTTGCGCGAGTTGACCAAGTGGGATATTGAAAATACCAAAGCGGCCACGATTGCAATTCAGCTAACCCAGTTTGACGAAGATGAGCAGGCAACAGCGATCGCGGCGGCGATTCCCAGAGCCGATCAACGGGAAGCAACCTTTGCCCAAATTGCTTTCCATCAAGCCCAGCGCGGCAAATTAGAACCCATGTTTGGATTAATTGCCAAAATTACCAACCCTGGTAAGCGGGATGAGGCATTGGCAATGATTGTGGATGAGCTTGTGGCCAGCGATCGCTGTGATCAGGCAATGCAATGCTGTGAACGATTGATTGATGGAATAATCAAGTCGGTGGCCCTGGAAAAGATTGCGATTAAGTTGGCAGAAACGAAGCAATACGATCGGGCGATCGCGGTGGCTCAGTCGATCGAGGCGGGATCGCGCCGTGCCTATGCCCTCGAAGAAATGGTGGTGAAACTGGCGGAGGCAAAGCAATATGCCCAAGCACAGACTGTGGCGCAAGCGGTGGAAGATCCAACGATCAAAGCCCGCATGCTTAGGTCATTGGCGGCAATTACGATCGATGCTGGTT
The sequence above is a segment of the Pseudanabaena sp. PCC 7367 genome. Coding sequences within it:
- a CDS encoding peroxidase family protein, with protein sequence MDTLIQRDPFASGFSFNDFPRLDGTGHDPSDPTLGGVGTRYRQLNPIDYADGLFAPAGETRPGAREISNRLMSQTTSIPDPRGLTAMSWIFGQFLNHDIDDARLGTIPFPIEVPPDDPQINNPAFVAQLGRFTRNAIDPDTGPPFNATPAAQINQATSWVDASVVYGTSEERSNAIRSFTGGRLDTSPGNLAPLDDTNLPNATVPFIPKEEFFLFGDVRGNQQLGLMAMQTVWLREHNYWADKLAEAHPDWTDEQLFQRARAIVIAEFQAVSYNEYLPAILGVENVEAYDGFDSTAVAQTSLTFATGAFRVPHSAVNETFALVTEDGTVTGEVSLFDGSFDPFFFRQGPDLVESVLRGAATTVREKNDPKYVNGLRNSFSDLGAEDIQRGRDHGLPTYNVLRNVLDRLQPTGRPFPEFTSFSQLTSDPEVIVALQDLYGDINNIDMITGMLAEELPVDQFGQATSSVGEVTGEILRLTFQRLRDGDPFYYQNPIETGGIFTDAEIQELNGTTLADIIRRTSGISNIADNVFVTDTLPLPDPNPSAIGANDFMAGADSMLLG
- a CDS encoding caspase family protein is translated as MMHKILLVLVGATFATLQFCGVPGSGRVDKVGDRPDSDLVTKPVDYACIDAVSTNCSVSFLSSDKTKANLTTSFLVFGGGGAPDYNEIALEKNLLYFQRTLAKLGYEPEQAAMFFANGNDGEATIRYIDEVDGTEKYKVPEIPHLRGAATPENLQAWLATDRQANAANRDLFFYFTGHGTLNRRNADNNAMMLWYEEAVSVQQFANLLDQLPADKTVTAMMAQCYSGSFANFIYKDGNPKKSLSSQNRCGFFATVKTQPSVGCTPAVDESDYRDYSSSFFAGLSGRDRTGKPVPSADYDRDGQVSYAEAHAFAKVDEYTTDLPISTSEAWLQLRSSRLLRYQIFRQPISKLLKTARPEQRYVVDELVKRFNFNPDYSYSKNVEDFAIDNASGGDPIDSAAEQAYLTRLQMELINISMEQRTRAARNPRRIADLDRIVSCEQSSWQP
- a CDS encoding NAD(P)/FAD-dependent oxidoreductase; its protein translation is MKLSKANLDQKLDHTYDAIIVGGGAGGLSTAIYLARYRLSCLVIEKGLGRSFWMQHLTNYLGLSPDTPGRDLLKQGQEHALDLGVDFLNGFVEHAEDKDDIFSVRVKVGKKDSIYPTFKSKYIVAASGLIDNLPQLEDMQNVYDYAGYNLHVCMICDGYEMADKKCGLFVSREGAINTAFVLNWFTPYISVFTNGEFEVGDQMRTKLAEHGYPLYESPIAKFLGENNEMDGVELVDGTKVELETGLVAMGSHYYNDYLKDIDLERNGENIITDEMCRSSHPRIFALGDLKQGLNQVSIAVADGTLAATGIWRDIRRSSPPRLWSENVAVASK
- a CDS encoding Npun_F5560 family protein, which gives rise to MINSTDRLPQSDLTHLQQELQQKDLLVQQLSEELFRLVKGNVAFTPSKEVAEQHQTELLELRKKVASLEQQLANTHTKLHDRDLEIVNLRQKVEEFSDRNKALDKAVDELPIMYRNKFAERMVPIKAKVEMLQKENRQLHMELQSLSYRLASRVRPQKLQLPKVAEPMLPTF
- a CDS encoding deoxyuridine 5'-triphosphate nucleotidohydrolase, which produces MINLYIKPANAAVKQLYENHDFNHLGDAGFDLLMPEKVEFGQHSGSDLIKLIGFQISIYAEDAQGDPIGLFLTPRSSIYKTPFRQVNSPGVIDAGYRGEIKVPIEVTPNYLNKVASLLRPSLDLSKSEREQSDVAKKQAALPEPFSSPYISEDSTPIIPKLARLFQLVDPHLKGFKVEIVDRLPDSARSSDGFGSTGI
- the thyX gene encoding FAD-dependent thymidylate synthase — encoded protein: MKVTLVSKTLPLVAESLTPEEFVVYTARVSNPTNQMNTETAPKLIKFLIKYKHWSPFEMVDFCFEIQTSRAIAAQILRHRSANFQEFSQRYAQSTAVEEFEPRLQDNKNRQNSFEIDPASGEYGLTKKLVDQHFQATFALYEKLLEQGIAKESARMVLPMATQTTLYMKNNLRNWIHYVDLRSEQGTQKEHRMIALEIKRILTEECPNVALACGWREE
- a CDS encoding response regulator transcription factor, with product MTPVSILIVEGNPNLSSLLGWRLQQLGYSVVQTSSYQKAKIAFAKQQPSLVILNTELPDGDGLELCSWIHRQKKALIFLISSRTNELDIVAGLRTGADDYLTKPFGIEEFLARVEALTRRIRSTPAPAYLDYGALKVDLIQRQVRFKGNIIDLTPQEFSLLYVLVQADGTAITRAELLQRAWPDEINNPRTVDTHVLSLRKKMKMHPQQPDLIQTIRNVGYRFNLEALGLANVPNQDHNEHSHGASAANRSSENHILQSVKRDFPARQFARS